In a single window of the Vitis vinifera cultivar Pinot Noir 40024 chromosome 6, ASM3070453v1 genome:
- the LOC100248527 gene encoding protein NETWORKED 4A: MASSLVKSQKNLKRTESKKSHSWWWDSHISPKNSKWLADNLEEMDQSVKRMLKLIEEDGDSFAKKAEMYYQKRPELISHVEDFYRIYRSLAERYDHVTGELRKNILSDLQSQGSGISDLGSEPASTCPSPDQRERRRKSGRRAAGFDFFLGSGGSSSDLYNKGDESSSLSDSESGSDDSSVNNYLGVPGKQQMQQEENADRSLRGTGNGNCEDLLGKIAGYEEELRAAKEKIQLSEEEIVRLKTELQKYGPLNFTNNFQAELVELPPRDIKMQESELEFAKKQASEFEEGAVGLEVDCSDPGLKIQSLVEELRITKERLQGSEKEIATLIDELASRGSSESISHMQEQLELTHKDIAMWKAKLDREKREVSKLQERVGRYKTSLSDREHEIRELKEVISDADHNFELEKSLLMAKISKLLDDQSHLEEKLKEWELRCQSLEEEIKQVDAEKRETKARLEEQEKLWKTEIEQLKADTAESGDRINDLNKSLDALNLKHDTLMSERDELSARVHALISELSSRDDQKIQMDKYLHQLRIEQAELVAGAGDARRLVEELRSKAKQLEEEVERQKGLVSEAAEEKREAIRQLCFSLEHYRNDYNRLRQAFTVHKRPAVLTS; the protein is encoded by the exons gTTAAGTCACAAAAGAATCTGAAGAGGACAGAATCTAAGAAATCACATTCCTGGTGGTGGGATAGTCATATCAGTCCCAAAAACTCCAAGTGGCTCGCTGATAATCTTGAGG AGATGGACCAGAGTGTGAAACGGATGTTGAAGCTGATTGAAGAGGATGGGGATTCATTTGCAAAAAAGGCTGAGATGTATTATCAGAAGAGACCTGAATTGATCTCTCACGTTGAGGACTTTTACCGCATTTACAGGTCGCTGGCTGAGCGTTATGACCATGTGACAGGAGAACTGAGGAAGAATATTCTATCAGATCTCCAATCTCAGGGCTCAGGCATTTCTGACCTTGGCTCTGAACCAGCCTCTACATGTCCTTCTCCTGATCAAAGGGAGAGGCGACGTAAATCTGGTCGTCGAGCTGCTGGTTTTGATTTCTTCCTCGGCTCAGGTGGGAGCAGCTCTGATCTGTACAACAAAGGAGATGAGTCATCTTCACTATCGGATTCCGAGTCGGGATCTGATGATTCCTCTGTCAACAATTACTTGGGCGTGCCAGGAAAGCAACAGATGCAACAGGAAGAGAATGCAGACAGGTCATTGAGGGGAACCGGAAATGGGAATTGTGAAGATCTACTTGGAAAAATTGCTGGATATGAAGAAGAGCTGAGGGCTGCTAAGGAAAAGATTCAGCTTTCAGAAGAAGAGATCGTTCGGTTGAAAACTGAGCTCCAGAAATATGGACCCTTGAACTTTACAAATAATTTCCAGGCTGAGCTTGTTGAATTACCACCTAGAGATATCAAGATGCAGGAATCCGAGCTGGAGTTTGCAAAAAAACAAGCATCAGAATTTGAAGAAGGGGCTGTTGGGTTGGAAGTGGATTGCTCAGACCCTGGTCTTAAGATTCAAAGCCTAGTGGAAGAGCTGAGAATCACAAAAGAAAGGCTTCAGGGTTCAGAGAAAGAAATTGCAACTTTGATAGATGAACTTGCAAGTAGAGGATCCTCTGAAAGTATCAGCCATATGCAGGAACAGCTTGAATTGACTCATAAAGACATTGCTATGTGGAAAGCCAAGCTCGatagagagaaaagggaggTCTCCAAGCTTCAGGAAAGGGTTGGGAGGTACAAAACTAGTTTATCAGATCGGGAACATGAGATCAGGGAATTAAAAGAAGTCATCTCTGATGCTGACCATAATTTTGAGCTCGAAAAATCACTACTAATggccaaaatttcaaaactcttaGACGACCAGTCTCATTTGGAGGAGAAGCTAAAAGAATGGGAACTACGCTGCCAGTCTTTAGAGGAGGAGATCAAGCAAGTAGATGCCGAAAAAAGAGAAACCAAAGCTCGCCTTGAAGAACAGGAAAAGTTATGGAAGACCGAAATCGAGCAGTTAAAGGCAGACACTGCTGAGAGTGGTGATCGCATCAACGACCTGAATAAAAGCCTAGACGCACTAAACTTGAAACATGACACTTTAATGTCGGAAAGAGATGAGCTCAGTGCAAGAGTTCATGCACTTATCTCTGAACTAAGTTCCAGAGATGATCAGAAAATTCAAATGGATAAGTATTTGCACCAACTACGAATAGAACAAGCAGAGCTGGTCGCTGGAGCTGGAGATGCACGTAGACTGGTAGAGGAGCTGAGATCAAAAGCTAAGCAACTGGAGGAGGAGGTTGAGAGGCAAAAGGGTTTAGTCTCAGAAGCAGCAGAAGAGAAGAGGGAGGCGATTCGCCAGCTTTGTTTCTCCCTTGAACATTACAGGAATGACTACAATCGGCTTCGCCAAGCTTTTACAGTCCACAAGCGGCCTGCAGTTTTAACATCCTAA